Sequence from the Bremerella volcania genome:
TACATCTGCCAGTGCAACTTCGGCAGGCTGGCCAGTTGGTTCTTCCAATCGAGCCGAAAGGGAACCAGCGCCGAGGCAATCAAGATGCCGAAGTGCATCAGACCGGCGACGAAGATCAAGTTAGCGAGCGACGGCATCATGCGGCACCTATCGCTTGAAGAAATGGAACGATCACGTTGCGGATAAACGCGGGATGAAACAGCATCCCCACCGGAACGAGTAAACAAGCGGCGGTAAACAGCCAGCCCACAGCACCGCTGCCCAGGCCAACCTTGCGTCCAAGCGAACTGCGTTCGGCTAACATGCCGATCCCCTGCACGACAAAGAACAAGGTCGGACCTCCATAACCGCTCCCAGCCGGGATCGAGATCACCACGTCGTGCACCAGCCCGCTCATGAGGAAGCCGGCCATCAATCCCCAAGCCGCTCCAAACCGCTGAGTCAGGGGCCGGAAGAGATATCGGAACGTCAGATCACGGAAGGCTCGATTCCAACGGCGTCCCCAAAATTCGCCCAAACTCGTCGCCAAGATCGGCCAATCCATCAGCGGTTTCGCGTCGACTCCCCGCGATCGCCACCAGCACGAAAGCAAATGAAACAGGCCGAAGTGCAGCACGAAGATAAGACCGATCATGCCCACCCATCCCACCACTAGCACGTGGTCCGGCGAAAGTCTCGGCACAGCGCCATACAAGAGAACGAATCCGCAGCCCATTTTCGCGGGGGCAAACAGCCACTCGCCAAGCGTCGGCGGCACGACGTCGCGGCGGCGGTCGAGAAA
This genomic interval carries:
- a CDS encoding wax synthase family protein — protein: MAVFIYAGCKGLTWRSAIKVSVPANRNVAYLLLWPGMDIEAFLDRRRDVVPPTLGEWLFAPAKMGCGFVLLYGAVPRLSPDHVLVVGWVGMIGLIFVLHFGLFHLLSCWWRSRGVDAKPLMDWPILATSLGEFWGRRWNRAFRDLTFRYLFRPLTQRFGAAWGLMAGFLMSGLVHDVVISIPAGSGYGGPTLFFVVQGIGMLAERSSLGRKVGLGSGAVGWLFTAACLLVPVGMLFHPAFIRNVIVPFLQAIGAA